From Musa acuminata AAA Group cultivar baxijiao chromosome BXJ3-8, Cavendish_Baxijiao_AAA, whole genome shotgun sequence, one genomic window encodes:
- the LOC103996187 gene encoding probable xyloglucan endotransglucosylase/hydrolase protein 7, with amino-acid sequence MVHTAVLSVIFSFLALVALVGARPATFLQDFRITWADTHIKQLQGGTAIQLKLDPSSGCGFASNKQYHYGRVSMKIKLIPGDSAGTVTAFYLNSDTDTVRDELDFEFLGNRSGQPYTVQTNVYAHGKGDREQRVNLWFDPAADYHTYTILWNHYHVVFSVDNVPVRVFKNNERRGIPYPTLQPMGVYSTLWEADDWATRGGLEKIDWGKAPFYAYYKDFDIEGCAVPGPANCASNPNNWWEGPAYRQLSPEQARLYRWVRTNHMIYDYCTDKSRYPVPPPECWAGI; translated from the exons ATGGTTCACACCGCTGTCCTATCGGTTATCTTCTCCTTCCTCGCGCTCGTCGCATTAGTCGGCGCACGCCCGGCTACTTTCCTCCAGGATTTCCGCATCACCTGGGCTGACACTCACATCAAGCAGCTGCAAGGAGGCACCGCAATTCAACTGAAGCTGGACCCGTCCTCAG GTTGTGGGTTTGCCTCCAACAAGCAGTACCACTACGGGcgcgttagcatgaagattaagctcATCCCTGGCGACTCCGCCGGAACTGTTACCGCCTTCTAT ctgaacTCGGACACCGACACCGTCCGCGACGAGTTGGACTTCGAGTTCCTGGGGAACAGGAGCGGGCAGCCATACACGGTGCAGACCAACGTGTATGCTCATGGCAAGGGTGATCGTGAGCAGAGAGTTAACCTTTGGTTCGACCCTGCTGCAGACTATCACACTTATACCATCCTCTGGAACCATTACCATGTCGT CTTCTCCGTGGATAACGTGCCGGTCAGGGTGTTCAAGAACAACGAGCGTAGAGGTATCCCCTACCCCACGCTGCAACCCATGGGGGTGTACTCCACTCTGTGGGAGGCCGACGACTGGGCGACGCGAGGTGGACTGGAGAAGATCGACTGGGGCAAGGCCCCCTTCTACGCCTACTACAAGGACTTCGACATCGAGGGATGCGCCGTCCCCGGCCCGGCCAACTGCGCCTCCAACCCCAACAACTGGTGGGAGGGGCCGGCGTACCGGCAGCTCAGCCCGGAGCAGGCGAGGCTGTACCGGTGGGTGCGGACCAACCACATGATCTACGACTACTGCACCGACAAGTCCCGGTACCCGGTCCCCCCGCCGGAGTGCTGGGCCGGGATCTGA
- the LOC135580834 gene encoding branched-chain-amino-acid aminotransferase 2, chloroplastic-like isoform X2: protein MTVSMDRSDARDFGPNYWDTDYVNLRGIQRTKKQTLLMVTDGNRLMMVKVLRQPDGVEQETGERQRAAVKAEVMYSPPACMFISWTCFSTTFVRPRLRWCVVSDSGEAMSARRVLVPASTNILYRLTSWRRIASRSASSFHQPCVGTARSNEENADINWDDLGFGHVPTDYMYVMRCSRDDKFSSGVLNRYGNIELSPSAGVLNYGQGLFEGLKAYQKQDGSGFLLFRPEENARRMQRGAERMCMPSLSVVQFIHAVKETVLANKRWVPPQGKGSLYIRPLLIGIGPVLGLAPAPDYMFLIYAAPVGTYFKEGLAPINLVIDDKIHRATPGGTGDVKTISNYAPALKAQTEAKTKGFTDVIYLDSINKKYLEEASSCNLFIVKGDVISTPATMGTILPGVTRKSIIEIAIDYGYRVEERLVSLEDLLDADEVFCTGTAVVVAPVSSITYQDQRYEYKTGTETVTQKLYNILTAIQMGLVEDRKNWTVEIK from the exons ATGACGGTGTCGATGGACAGAAGTGATGCGCGTGACTTTGGGCCCAACTATTGGGATACCGATTATGTGAATCTTCGAGGAAtacaaagaacaaaaaaacaaactcTTTTGATGGTCACCGATGGAAATCGATTGATGATGGTGAAAGTGCTTCGACAACCAGACGGGGTTGAACAGGAAACCGGGGAACGCCAGAGGGCCGCTGTCAAAGCAGAG GTGATGTATTCACCTCCTGCTTGCATGTTCATTTCCTGGACATGTTTCTCCACAACATTTGTAAG GCCAAGATTGCGGTGGTGTGTTGTCTCAGATTCAGGAGAAGCTATGTCAGCGAGGCGCGTTCTCGTTCCGGCTTCGACGAACATACTTTACAGG CTTACGAGCTGGCGCCGCATTGCGTCGCGGTCTGCTTCTTCTTTCCACCAGCCCTGCGTCGGCACAGCTAG GAGCAATGAAGAAAATGCTGATATTAACTGGGATGACCTTGGGTTTGGTCATGTACCAACTGACTATATGTATGTAATGAGATGTTCTCGAGATGACAAATTCTCATCCGGAGTCCTCAACCGGTATGGAAATATTGAATTGAGCCCGTCGGCAGGGGTCCTCAACTATGGGCAG GGTCTATTTGAAGGTCTgaaagcatatcagaaacaagacGGTAGTGGTTTCTTGCTCTTTCGGCCTGAAGAGAATGCACGCCGAATGCAAAGGGGTGCAGAGAGGATGTGCATGCCATCTCTGTCAGTTGTGCAATTCATTCATGCTGTCAAAGAGACGGTATTGGCCAATAAACGATGG GTGCCTCCTCAGGGAAAAGGTTCTCTCTACATCAGACCACTACTAATAGGGATTGGACCTGTGCTTGGTTTGGCTCCAGCACCAGATTACATGTTTCTTATCTATGCTGCACCAGTGGGAACATATTTTAAG GAGGGTTTAGCTCCAATCAATCTAGTTATAGATGACAAGATTCATCGTGCCACTCCTGGTGGAACTGGTGATGTGAAGACAATTTCCAATTATGCACCG GCTTTGAAGGCACAGACAGAAGCTAAGACTAAAGGATTTACGGATGTTATATATCTTGattctattaataaaaaatatctggAGGAAGCTTCTTCATGCAATTTATTCATTGTGAAG GGTGATGTCATCTCAACACCAGCAACAATGGGAACCATTTTACCGGGGGTTACACGTAAAAGCATCATCGAAATTGCTATTGACTATGGCTACCGG GTTGAGGAACGGCTTGTCTCTCTCGAGGATTTGCTCGATGCTGATGAAGTATTTTGTACAGGAACCGCTGTGGTTGTTGCTCCAGTAAGCAGCATTACTTATCAAGACCAAAG ATATGAATACAAAACAGGAACTGAGACTGTCACTCAAAAACTATACAACATCCTCACAGCAATTCAGATGGGCCTGGTAGAAGACAGGAAAAATTGGACAGTTGAAATCAAATGA
- the LOC135580834 gene encoding branched-chain amino acid aminotransferase 2, chloroplastic-like isoform X4, with the protein MSARRVLVPASTNILYRLTSWRRIASRSASSFHQPCVGTARSNEENADINWDDLGFGHVPTDYMYVMRCSRDDKFSSGVLNRYGNIELSPSAGVLNYGQGLFEGLKAYQKQDGSGFLLFRPEENARRMQRGAERMCMPSLSVVQFIHAVKETVLANKRWVPPQGKGSLYIRPLLIGIGPVLGLAPAPDYMFLIYAAPVGTYFKEGLAPINLVIDDKIHRATPGGTGDVKTISNYAPALKAQTEAKTKGFTDVIYLDSINKKYLEEASSCNLFIVKGDVISTPATMGTILPGVTRKSIIEIAIDYGYRVEERLVSLEDLLDADEVFCTGTAVVVAPVSSITYQDQRYEYKTGTETVTQKLYNILTAIQMGLVEDRKNWTVEIK; encoded by the exons ATGTCAGCGAGGCGCGTTCTCGTTCCGGCTTCGACGAACATACTTTACAGG CTTACGAGCTGGCGCCGCATTGCGTCGCGGTCTGCTTCTTCTTTCCACCAGCCCTGCGTCGGCACAGCTAG GAGCAATGAAGAAAATGCTGATATTAACTGGGATGACCTTGGGTTTGGTCATGTACCAACTGACTATATGTATGTAATGAGATGTTCTCGAGATGACAAATTCTCATCCGGAGTCCTCAACCGGTATGGAAATATTGAATTGAGCCCGTCGGCAGGGGTCCTCAACTATGGGCAG GGTCTATTTGAAGGTCTgaaagcatatcagaaacaagacGGTAGTGGTTTCTTGCTCTTTCGGCCTGAAGAGAATGCACGCCGAATGCAAAGGGGTGCAGAGAGGATGTGCATGCCATCTCTGTCAGTTGTGCAATTCATTCATGCTGTCAAAGAGACGGTATTGGCCAATAAACGATGG GTGCCTCCTCAGGGAAAAGGTTCTCTCTACATCAGACCACTACTAATAGGGATTGGACCTGTGCTTGGTTTGGCTCCAGCACCAGATTACATGTTTCTTATCTATGCTGCACCAGTGGGAACATATTTTAAG GAGGGTTTAGCTCCAATCAATCTAGTTATAGATGACAAGATTCATCGTGCCACTCCTGGTGGAACTGGTGATGTGAAGACAATTTCCAATTATGCACCG GCTTTGAAGGCACAGACAGAAGCTAAGACTAAAGGATTTACGGATGTTATATATCTTGattctattaataaaaaatatctggAGGAAGCTTCTTCATGCAATTTATTCATTGTGAAG GGTGATGTCATCTCAACACCAGCAACAATGGGAACCATTTTACCGGGGGTTACACGTAAAAGCATCATCGAAATTGCTATTGACTATGGCTACCGG GTTGAGGAACGGCTTGTCTCTCTCGAGGATTTGCTCGATGCTGATGAAGTATTTTGTACAGGAACCGCTGTGGTTGTTGCTCCAGTAAGCAGCATTACTTATCAAGACCAAAG ATATGAATACAAAACAGGAACTGAGACTGTCACTCAAAAACTATACAACATCCTCACAGCAATTCAGATGGGCCTGGTAGAAGACAGGAAAAATTGGACAGTTGAAATCAAATGA
- the LOC135580834 gene encoding branched-chain-amino-acid aminotransferase 3, chloroplastic-like isoform X3 produces MRRDAPTCISTTQDLRPHCSCTPMTVSMDRSDARDFGPNYWDTDYVNLRGIQRTKKQTLLMVTDGNRLMMVKVLRQPDGVEQETGERQRAAVKAEVMYSPPACMFISWTCFSTTFVRPRLRWCVVSDSGEAMSARRVLVPASTNILYRLTSWRRIASRSASSFHQPCVGTARSNEENADINWDDLGFGHVPTDYMYVMRCSRDDKFSSGVLNRYGNIELSPSAGVLNYGQGLFEGLKAYQKQDGSGFLLFRPEENARRMQRGAERMCMPSLSVVQFIHAVKETVLANKRWVPPQGKGSLYIRPLLIGIGPVLGLAPAPDYMFLIYAAPVGTYFKEGLAPINLVIDDKIHRATPGGTGDVKTISNYAPALKAQTEAKTKGFTDVIYLDSINKKYLEEASSCNLFIVKVCLCLRIF; encoded by the exons ATGAGACGAGACGCTCCAACGTGCATATCAACTACACAGGACCTTCGTCCCCACTGCAGCTGTACTCCGATGACGGTGTCGATGGACAGAAGTGATGCGCGTGACTTTGGGCCCAACTATTGGGATACCGATTATGTGAATCTTCGAGGAAtacaaagaacaaaaaaacaaactcTTTTGATGGTCACCGATGGAAATCGATTGATGATGGTGAAAGTGCTTCGACAACCAGACGGGGTTGAACAGGAAACCGGGGAACGCCAGAGGGCCGCTGTCAAAGCAGAG GTGATGTATTCACCTCCTGCTTGCATGTTCATTTCCTGGACATGTTTCTCCACAACATTTGTAAG GCCAAGATTGCGGTGGTGTGTTGTCTCAGATTCAGGAGAAGCTATGTCAGCGAGGCGCGTTCTCGTTCCGGCTTCGACGAACATACTTTACAGG CTTACGAGCTGGCGCCGCATTGCGTCGCGGTCTGCTTCTTCTTTCCACCAGCCCTGCGTCGGCACAGCTAG GAGCAATGAAGAAAATGCTGATATTAACTGGGATGACCTTGGGTTTGGTCATGTACCAACTGACTATATGTATGTAATGAGATGTTCTCGAGATGACAAATTCTCATCCGGAGTCCTCAACCGGTATGGAAATATTGAATTGAGCCCGTCGGCAGGGGTCCTCAACTATGGGCAG GGTCTATTTGAAGGTCTgaaagcatatcagaaacaagacGGTAGTGGTTTCTTGCTCTTTCGGCCTGAAGAGAATGCACGCCGAATGCAAAGGGGTGCAGAGAGGATGTGCATGCCATCTCTGTCAGTTGTGCAATTCATTCATGCTGTCAAAGAGACGGTATTGGCCAATAAACGATGG GTGCCTCCTCAGGGAAAAGGTTCTCTCTACATCAGACCACTACTAATAGGGATTGGACCTGTGCTTGGTTTGGCTCCAGCACCAGATTACATGTTTCTTATCTATGCTGCACCAGTGGGAACATATTTTAAG GAGGGTTTAGCTCCAATCAATCTAGTTATAGATGACAAGATTCATCGTGCCACTCCTGGTGGAACTGGTGATGTGAAGACAATTTCCAATTATGCACCG GCTTTGAAGGCACAGACAGAAGCTAAGACTAAAGGATTTACGGATGTTATATATCTTGattctattaataaaaaatatctggAGGAAGCTTCTTCATGCAATTTATTCATTGTGAAGGTGTGCCTGTGCCTCAGAATTTTTTGA
- the LOC135644085 gene encoding transcription factor bHLH18-like: MEALASPCYSDMGMEQSFLNQWELTNLDQFGTQQLELALGQDLERSPSSESYTSYSSFHPPASTERAKKLIKTSSWSSCTTDKNSAALSDASCPRILSFGNPESPLCHSNLSHAVTMKKKEETDVSIPSKRNYGAMSGDGTKRANAGARPASHNQEHIMAERKRREKLSQRFIELSAVVPDLKKMDKASVLGDAIKYLKQLQEKVTSLQDQVTQRNVESAVLVKKSQLCANDDSSSSDENFDESLPEIEARVCDKTILIKIHCENRKGILVKALSEIEKLHLSVTNTSVMPFTSSSLDITVMTQTEEEFSMSAKDLVKKLNSVFREFM, translated from the exons ATGGAAGCATTGGCATCTCCATGCTATTCTGACATG GGAATGGAACAGAGTTTCTTGAATCAGTGGGAGTTGACCAATTTAGATCAGTTCGGCACACAACAACTAGAACTAGCCCTCGGGCAAGATCTAGAACGATCTCCCTCCTCTGAAAGCTACACGTCATACTCTTCCTTCCATCCACCAGCGAGCACCGAGAGGGCCAAGAAACTCATCAAGACCAGCAGCTGGAGTTCTTGCACCACCGACAAGAACTCGGCGGCGCTCTCGGATGCCTCGTGTCCAAGAATCCTGTCATTTGGCAACCCGGAATCACCACTTTGTCACTCCAACCTGAGTCACGCTGTaacgatgaagaagaaagaagagacggACGTCTCGATTCCCTCAAAGAGGAACTACGGTGCCATGTCCGGAGATGGAACCAAGAGGGCGAACGCGGGGGCCAGGCCGGCCTCTCATAACCAGGAACACATCATGGCCGAGAGAAAGCGAAGAGAGAAGCTCAGCCAGAGATTCATAGAGCTATCCGCGGTGGTTCCTGACCTAAAGAAG atggacAAAGCTTCTGTTCTCGGAGATGCTATCAAGTACCTGAAGCAACTTCAGGAGAAGGTTACGAGCCTCCAAGATCAAGTTACACAGAGGAACGTTGAATCGGCAGTGCTTGTCAAGAAATCTCAGCTCTGTGCAAATGACGATagctcctcctccgacgagaactTCGACGAGAGCCTCCCGGAGATCGAGGCCAGGGTGTGCGACAAGACTATCCTCATCAAGATTCACTGCGAGAACCGGAAAGGGATATTGGTGAAAGCGCTCTCTGAGATCGAGAAGCTCCACCTTTCTGTAACGAACACAAGCGTCATGCCTTTCACCAGCTCTTCTCTCGACATCACCGTGATGACTCAG ACCGAAGAGGAGTTCTCCATGTCAGCCAAAGACCTGGTGAAGAAGCTGAATTCTGTTTTCAGAGAATTCATGTGA
- the LOC135644713 gene encoding homeobox-leucine zipper protein HOX19-like, whose protein sequence is MDMSPEIDACDTGLALGLGIGRRSTPSSANSRRLQEACSPLRSSMPQKQPSLTLSLSDDVDGSATLLRAEANKPSEEGRQARPSSPHSTVSSFSAAYGPTIKKEKDVTEADEEAEVERVHSRGGTCDDDNDGSARKKLRLTKEQSALLEDRFKEHSTLNPKQKHALAKQLNLRPRQVEVWFQNRRARTKLKQTEVDCEFLKRCCESLTDENRRLQKELQELKALKFAPSVYMQFPAAGLTMCPSCKTIGAAADVAPKGGRAESFAVAPPKPHFFNPFIHSAKC, encoded by the exons ATGGACATGAGCCCGGAGATCGATGCGTGCGACACCGGTCTTGCTCTTGGGTTGGGCATCGGCCGAAGGAGCACCCCGTCGTCGGCCAATTCCCGTCGCCTGCAGGAAGCCTGCTCACCTCTCAGGAGCTCCATGCCACAGAAGCAGCCATCGCTCACGTTAAGCCTCTCCGATGACGTCGACGGGAGCGCAACCTTGCTCAGGGCTGAAGCGAACAAGCCGTCGGAGGAGGGCCGTCAGGCGCGGCCGTCGTCTCCCCACAGCacggtctcatccttttccgCTGCCTACGGTCCGACGATTAAGAAGGAGAAAGACGTCACGGAAGCCGACGAGGAAGCAGAGGTGGAGAGAGTCCATTCTCGCGGCGGTACCTGCGACGACGATAACGATGGCAGTGCAAGGAAGAAGCTTAGGCTCACGAAGGAGCAGTCGGCCCTGTTGGAAGACCGGTTCAAGGAGCACAGTACCCTCAATCCT AAACAAAAGCATGCATTGGCTAAACAATTGAATCTCCGGCCACGGCAAGTGGAAGTCTGGTTCCAAAATAGGAGAGCAAG GACCAAGCTCAAGCAGACCGAAGTTGACTGCGAGTTTCTGAAGAGGTGCTGCGAGTCGCTGACCGACGAGAACCGGAGGCTGCAGAAGGAGCTGCAGGAGCTGAAGGCCCTCAAATTTGCGCCGTCCGTCTACATGCAGTTTCCGGCGGCCGGCCTCACCATGTGCCCTTCCTGCAAGACGATCGGAGCCGCCGCCGACGTCGCCCCTAAAGGCGGCAGAGCCGAGTCCTTTGCGGTGGCGCCACCGAAGCCTCACTTCTTTAATCCTTTCATCCACTCAGCAAAATGTTAG
- the LOC135580834 gene encoding branched-chain-amino-acid aminotransferase 2, chloroplastic-like isoform X1 → MRRDAPTCISTTQDLRPHCSCTPMTVSMDRSDARDFGPNYWDTDYVNLRGIQRTKKQTLLMVTDGNRLMMVKVLRQPDGVEQETGERQRAAVKAEVMYSPPACMFISWTCFSTTFVRPRLRWCVVSDSGEAMSARRVLVPASTNILYRLTSWRRIASRSASSFHQPCVGTARSNEENADINWDDLGFGHVPTDYMYVMRCSRDDKFSSGVLNRYGNIELSPSAGVLNYGQGLFEGLKAYQKQDGSGFLLFRPEENARRMQRGAERMCMPSLSVVQFIHAVKETVLANKRWVPPQGKGSLYIRPLLIGIGPVLGLAPAPDYMFLIYAAPVGTYFKEGLAPINLVIDDKIHRATPGGTGDVKTISNYAPALKAQTEAKTKGFTDVIYLDSINKKYLEEASSCNLFIVKGDVISTPATMGTILPGVTRKSIIEIAIDYGYRVEERLVSLEDLLDADEVFCTGTAVVVAPVSSITYQDQRYEYKTGTETVTQKLYNILTAIQMGLVEDRKNWTVEIK, encoded by the exons ATGAGACGAGACGCTCCAACGTGCATATCAACTACACAGGACCTTCGTCCCCACTGCAGCTGTACTCCGATGACGGTGTCGATGGACAGAAGTGATGCGCGTGACTTTGGGCCCAACTATTGGGATACCGATTATGTGAATCTTCGAGGAAtacaaagaacaaaaaaacaaactcTTTTGATGGTCACCGATGGAAATCGATTGATGATGGTGAAAGTGCTTCGACAACCAGACGGGGTTGAACAGGAAACCGGGGAACGCCAGAGGGCCGCTGTCAAAGCAGAG GTGATGTATTCACCTCCTGCTTGCATGTTCATTTCCTGGACATGTTTCTCCACAACATTTGTAAG GCCAAGATTGCGGTGGTGTGTTGTCTCAGATTCAGGAGAAGCTATGTCAGCGAGGCGCGTTCTCGTTCCGGCTTCGACGAACATACTTTACAGG CTTACGAGCTGGCGCCGCATTGCGTCGCGGTCTGCTTCTTCTTTCCACCAGCCCTGCGTCGGCACAGCTAG GAGCAATGAAGAAAATGCTGATATTAACTGGGATGACCTTGGGTTTGGTCATGTACCAACTGACTATATGTATGTAATGAGATGTTCTCGAGATGACAAATTCTCATCCGGAGTCCTCAACCGGTATGGAAATATTGAATTGAGCCCGTCGGCAGGGGTCCTCAACTATGGGCAG GGTCTATTTGAAGGTCTgaaagcatatcagaaacaagacGGTAGTGGTTTCTTGCTCTTTCGGCCTGAAGAGAATGCACGCCGAATGCAAAGGGGTGCAGAGAGGATGTGCATGCCATCTCTGTCAGTTGTGCAATTCATTCATGCTGTCAAAGAGACGGTATTGGCCAATAAACGATGG GTGCCTCCTCAGGGAAAAGGTTCTCTCTACATCAGACCACTACTAATAGGGATTGGACCTGTGCTTGGTTTGGCTCCAGCACCAGATTACATGTTTCTTATCTATGCTGCACCAGTGGGAACATATTTTAAG GAGGGTTTAGCTCCAATCAATCTAGTTATAGATGACAAGATTCATCGTGCCACTCCTGGTGGAACTGGTGATGTGAAGACAATTTCCAATTATGCACCG GCTTTGAAGGCACAGACAGAAGCTAAGACTAAAGGATTTACGGATGTTATATATCTTGattctattaataaaaaatatctggAGGAAGCTTCTTCATGCAATTTATTCATTGTGAAG GGTGATGTCATCTCAACACCAGCAACAATGGGAACCATTTTACCGGGGGTTACACGTAAAAGCATCATCGAAATTGCTATTGACTATGGCTACCGG GTTGAGGAACGGCTTGTCTCTCTCGAGGATTTGCTCGATGCTGATGAAGTATTTTGTACAGGAACCGCTGTGGTTGTTGCTCCAGTAAGCAGCATTACTTATCAAGACCAAAG ATATGAATACAAAACAGGAACTGAGACTGTCACTCAAAAACTATACAACATCCTCACAGCAATTCAGATGGGCCTGGTAGAAGACAGGAAAAATTGGACAGTTGAAATCAAATGA
- the LOC103996189 gene encoding protein DETOXIFICATION 48, which translates to MEHLPLQPPDLDLHRCPALSEVVEEMRAIGKISIPTALTGLVLYSRAMVSMLFLGFLGELELAGGSLSIGVANITGYSVLSGLAMGMEPICGQAFGAKQRKLLALTLQRAILLLLSASLPISFLWLNMKRVLLWCGQDEQISSAAHVFITFAIPDLFFLSFLHPLRIYLRSQNITFPITYCSLVSVVLHVPLNYILVVHLKMGIAGVAVAMVWTNLNLLICLLLFVLCSGVCKDSWVSPSMDCLRGWSKLLKLAVPSCVSVCLEWWWYEFMILFSGLLANPRAAVASMGILIQTTSLVYVFPSALSLGVSTRVGNVLGANRPAKARTATLVSLACAVGLGLAAMAFTTLMRHRWGRLFTTDAEILKLTSVALPIAGLCELGNCPQTTGCGVLRGSARPSTGANINLSSFYLVGMPVAVLLGFVGKMGLPGLWLGLLAAQTSCAALMAYALARTDWMTEMERATELTKASSAPPPPPPPQLIPITADTSGDGSGRSPSLVEDRERAGKPCMKHDVEGASTTSSETDHLIDCAG; encoded by the exons ATGGAGCATCTCCCTCTTCAACCCCCTGATTTAGATCTCCATAGATGCCCTGCTCTTTCAGAG GTGGTGGAGGAAATGAGAGCCATAGGGAAGATATCTATCCCCACGGCTCTCACTGGCCTCGTTCTTTACTCGCGCGCCATGGTGTCGATGCTTTTCCTTGGCTTTCTCGGGGAGCTCGAGCTTGCAGGCGGCTCTCTGTCGATCGGGGTTGCTAATATCACGGGCTACTCCGTCCTCTCCGGCCTCGCCATGGGCATGGAGCCCATATGCGGCCAGGCATTCGGCGCGAAGCAACGCAAGCTCCTTGCTCTCACTCTGCAACGGGCCATCCTGCTTCTCCTATCCGCCTCCCTCCCAATCTCCTTCCTGTGGCTCAACATGAAGAGAGTCCTCCTGTGGTGCGGTCAGGACGAGCAGATTTCCTCCGCCGCCCACGTCTTCATCACATTCGCCATTCCTGACCTGTTCTTCTTGTCATTTCTGCACCCTCTTCGCATCTATCTGAGATCTCAGAACATCACTTTTCCGATCACGTACTGCTCGCTAGTCTCCGTCGTCCTCCACGTGCCGCTGAATTATATCCTGGTGGTGCATCTCAAAATGGGCATCGCGGGCGTGGCCGTGGCGATGGTCTGGACCAACTTGAATCTCCTGATTTGCTTGCTTCTCTTCGTCCTCTGCTCCGGCGTGTGCAAGGACTCGTGGGTGAGCCCGAGCATGGACTGCCTTCGGGGGTGGTCGAAGCTGCTGAAGCTCGCCGTGCCGTCGTGCGTGTCCGTGTGCCTCGAATGGTGGTGGTACGAGTTCATGATACTCTTCAGTGGCCTGCTCGCCAACCCCAGGGCAGCTGTCGCTTCCATGGGGATACTGATCCAGACGACGTCGTTGGTGTACGTCTTCCCGTCGGCGTTGAGCCTTGGGGTGTCGACCCGCGTCGGCAACGTGTTGGGCGCGAATCGTCCCGCCAAGGCCCGGACGGCGACCCTGGTATCGTTGGCGTGCGCCGTGGGGCTGGGACTCGCAGCGATGGCATTCACGACCTTGATGAGGCATCGGTGGGGAAGGCTATTCACCACCGACGCGGAGATTCTGAAGCTCACGTCCGTGGCTCTGCCGATTGCGGGGCTGTGCGAGCTGGGGAATTGCCCGCAGACCACCGGGTGCGGCGTGCTAAGGGGGAGCGCGAGGCCGAGCACCGGGGCTAACATCAATCTGAGCTCCTTCTACTTGGTCGGAATGCCCGTGGCCGTACTGCTGGGTTTCGTCGGGAAAATGGGGCTCCCGGGCCTATGGTTGGGGTTGCTGGCGGCGCAGACATCATGCGCGGCCCTCATGGCATACGCACTGGCCAGAACGGATTGGATGACGGAGATGGAGAGAGCTACGGAATTGACAAAAGCTTCgagcgctcctcctcctcctcctcctcctcaactcATTCCTATTACTGCAGACACCAGCGGCGATGGCAGTGGACGATCACCTTCTCTCGTAGAAGACCGAGAGAGGGCAGGGAAACCGTGCATGAAACATGACGTGGAGGGAGCAAGTACTACTAGTTCAGAAACAGATCATCTCATTGACTGTGCCGGATGA